The window CCCCGGCATCGTCGAGGCCGACGATCTGGGTACGTACGTCATGAAATTCACCGGTGCGGGTCAGGGCCGCAAGACGCTGGTCGCCGAGGTCGTCTGCGGACAGCTCGGCCGCGCCCTCGGCCTGCGCGTCCCGGACCTGGCAGCCATCCAGCTCGACCCGGTCATCGGCCGGGGCGAGCCGGACCAGGAGGTGCAAGGGCTGCTCAAGGCCAGCGGCGGGCTCAACCTCGCCATGGACTTCCTGCCCGGCGCGCTCGGCTTCGACCCGCTCGCCTTCGAGGTCGGGGCGGCCGAGGCCGGCCGCGTGATCTGGTTCGACGCGCTCATCAACAACGTCGACCGCTCCTGGCGCAACCCCAACCTGCTCGTGTGGCACGGCGAGCTGTGGCTCATCGACCACGGCGCCACCATGATCTGGCACCACAACTGGCCGGGGGCCGCCGCGGCCGCGGGCAAGGCCTACGACGCCTCCGACCACGTCCTCGCCACCTTCGGCCCGGACCTCGCAGCGGCCGCGGCCGAGCTCGCTCCGCGCGTCACCGAGGAGCTGCTGACCGAGGTCGCCGCCGACGTGCCCGACGAGTGGCTCGCGGACGAGCCGGGCTTCGACGGCCCCGACGCGGTGCGCCGGGCCTACGTCGAGGTGCTGCTGGAGCGGGCACGGAGCATCGGCGACCGGATCGCGGTCGGCGAACGCAGCAAGGACAAGCCCTCGCAGGCGCCGGAGTGGGTGCGTGTCAGGCTCGACGGAAGGGCCGGGAAGTGACCGGGCGCCACAACGGACGCGAAGTTTTCGAGTACGCACTGCTGCGGGTCGTCCCCCGCGTCGAGCGCGGTGAGCAGATCAACGCCGGGGTCGTCGTCTACTGCCAGGCCAAGGGCTACGTCGCCGCCCGCGTCCACCTGGACGAGGCGCGGCTGCTGGCCCTCGACCCGACGGCGGACGTGGCGGGCGTGCGCGCCGCGCTCTGTGCCGTCGAGGGCGTCTGCCTCGGCGGGGAGCGTGCCGGACAGGCCGCCGGGGACGACCCGGGGCGCCGCTTCCGCTGGCTGATCGCTCCCCGCAGTACGGTCGTGCAGCCGGGCCCCGTGCACGCCGGCCTGACGGCGGATCCGGAGAGCGAGCCGGAGCGGCTGCTGGACCTGCTGGTGAGGTGAGGTGCAGGGCGGCGCGGGAAGGCGTTGACAGCGGGTGGCGGGGCTTCTAGCGTCTGACCCGCCGAAGCTACTAAGCGGTTGCTCACCTGCCCGGCCGGGTGCCGGGCGGGCGGGCCGCCTTCGAGGTGAGGAGATCCCCGTATGCCCAAGCCCGAGCAGCGCGTGGCCGTCGTCACGGGCGCGGCCCGCGGCATCGGTGCCGTGACCGCCGTCCGCCTGGCCCGGGAGGGCCGCGCGGTCGCCGTCCTGGACCTCGACGAGGAGGCCTGCGCGGGCACCGTCGAGCAGATCACCGCGGCCGGCGGCCGGGCCCTCGCCGTCGGCTGCGACGTCTCCGACGCCGACCGGGTGGACGCCGCCGTCACCCGGATCGCCGCCGAGCTGGGCGCGCCGCTCATCCTCGTCAACAACGCGGGCGTGACCCGTGACAATCTGCTGTTCAAGATGAGCGAGAGCGACTGGGACACCGTCATGAGCGTGCACCTGCGGGGCGCGTTCCTGATGTCGCGCGCCTGCCAGAAGCACATGGTCGACGCGCGCTTCGGCCGCATAGTCAACCTCTCCAGCAGCTCCGCCCTCGGCAATCGCGGCCAGGCCAACTACGCCGCCGCCAAGGCCGGCGTGCAGGGCCTGACCAAGTCGCTCGCCAAGGAGCTCGGCAAGTTCGGCATCACCGCCAACTCCGTCGCCCCCGGCTTCATCGCCACCGAGATGACGGCCGCCACCGCGGCCCGCCTCGGCATGACCTTCGAGGACTTCAAGGCCGCCGCGGCGACCCAGATCCCGGTGGAGCGCGTGGGCGAGCCCGAGGACATCGCCAACGCGGTCGCCTTCTTCACCGGCGAGGAGGCGGGCTTCGTCTCGGGACAGGTCCTGTACGTGGCCGGCGGACCGCTCAACTGACAGGAAGCACGGAGATGACTGCACAGCAGCAGGAGCAGCAGGAGCAGCAGGAGCAGGCCGGCCGCCGGGACA is drawn from Streptomyces roseifaciens and contains these coding sequences:
- a CDS encoding HipA family kinase — translated: MLPEVTATRYVTPLREGGSLPGIVEADDLGTYVMKFTGAGQGRKTLVAEVVCGQLGRALGLRVPDLAAIQLDPVIGRGEPDQEVQGLLKASGGLNLAMDFLPGALGFDPLAFEVGAAEAGRVIWFDALINNVDRSWRNPNLLVWHGELWLIDHGATMIWHHNWPGAAAAAGKAYDASDHVLATFGPDLAAAAAELAPRVTEELLTEVAADVPDEWLADEPGFDGPDAVRRAYVEVLLERARSIGDRIAVGERSKDKPSQAPEWVRVRLDGRAGK
- a CDS encoding DUF3037 domain-containing protein, translated to MTGRHNGREVFEYALLRVVPRVERGEQINAGVVVYCQAKGYVAARVHLDEARLLALDPTADVAGVRAALCAVEGVCLGGERAGQAAGDDPGRRFRWLIAPRSTVVQPGPVHAGLTADPESEPERLLDLLVR
- the fabG gene encoding 3-oxoacyl-ACP reductase FabG; this translates as MPKPEQRVAVVTGAARGIGAVTAVRLAREGRAVAVLDLDEEACAGTVEQITAAGGRALAVGCDVSDADRVDAAVTRIAAELGAPLILVNNAGVTRDNLLFKMSESDWDTVMSVHLRGAFLMSRACQKHMVDARFGRIVNLSSSSALGNRGQANYAAAKAGVQGLTKSLAKELGKFGITANSVAPGFIATEMTAATAARLGMTFEDFKAAAATQIPVERVGEPEDIANAVAFFTGEEAGFVSGQVLYVAGGPLN